The Candidatus Methylomirabilota bacterium genome contains the following window.
GACGATCATGGCCGTTCTTCCCGCGTGGGGACAGGAGCTGACACCCATCAAGCTGGCCGAGGGCGTCTACGCGATCACCGGCCCCCGCGGCGCCATCAACACGGGCTTCGTGGTGGGGGATCGCGGCGTCTTCGTCTACAGCTGTCAGCTCGCCGAGTACGATCAGCGGCTGGCCGCGATCCGGAGCGTGGCCGGCGGCAAGCCGATTCGCTTCGTCGCCAACGGCCACTACGCCTGGGACGACGTGGGCTGCAACCACATGCTGGCCGAGCAGGGCGCGGTGATACTCGGGAACCCCGAGTTCGCCAGGCTGCTCCGCCCGTACTGGGCCGGTCGGGTCGCGGGCGACCTCAAAGGCGGGCGTGTGAAGAAGGAATACCTCGAAGGCAAGCGGGTCGAGATGGCCCTGCCGTCGGTGCTCTTTGACCAGAAGCTGACCCTCGACCTCGGCACCCACGTCGTCGAGCTGATCTTCATGGGGAAGGCCCACACCCCGGACAATACGGTCGCCTGGCTCCCCAGGGAAAAGGTCCTCTTCACCAACGACCTCCTCTTCGCCGAGCTTCACCCGGTGGCCGACGAGCGCTCCGACATCGCGAACTGGCAGCGCATCTTGAAGACGCTGGCGGGCTGGGACCCCGCCAGCGTGGTGCCGGGCCACGGGCGCTTCACGGCCGGCAACGGCCCGAAGTCGCTCCTCGAGCTCGACCGCTACTGGGAGACGCTGCGCGGGAAGGTCCGCACGATGAAGGAGAGCGGAAAGTCGCTGGAGGATGTCAAGAAGGGCATCGGGGCGGAGTTCACGGAGTTTTCGAGCTGGGGCAAGGGCGGGCGCCTGGAGCCGGCGGAGGCGGTCCGATCGGCCGCCGAGCTGATCTACGGGGAGCTCTCGAAGTAGCGGCGGGGCGGCGTTACTCCACCAAGCGCCGCAGCTCGTAAGGCCGGTCAGGCTCTTTGTCGGCCGGCAGGTACGGCCTCGCCGGTTGCCCGGCGGGGCCGAGATGCCTGATGAACTTGTAGATCGCTGGGGCGCCGGTCTCGGCGCCCGCAGAAGTGGCGAGACCGGGCGCGATCGAAATCATGAGCCCCGCGGCGAGGATTGCCAGATGCTTGTCCACGAGGGACCTCCTGACGTGATGGCCGGTCAGCGGAGGCCGGCCAGGGCGCGCTCGTAGTACGAGAGATCGAGATACTTCTCCGGAGACGGCGGCGTCCCACCCCACTGGCCTTCGATCTCGGCCCGAAGCTTCAGGACGTTCTTGAACCCCTCCACGTCCAGGCGGGCGTCCGTCGCGTAGCCGCCCGCGGGATCAGCCACGACGTCGGAGCATTGCCCCGCGACCTCGGGGTCCAGCTTCAAGCGCTCGACCAGGAGCGCCACGGACTCCGCCTTGTTGGCCGGGGTCTTCACCCAGCGCAGGCCCTCGAGGTACGCCTGGATGTAACGAACGACCGTGTCCTCATTGGCCCGTGCCCAGCTGCGCGTGGCGAAGGCGCCGCTTCCCTGGTAGGGGCCGATCGCCTGGACCGCCATGCCCAGGCTCCGCAATCCTCCCCGTTCCGCCCTCACGGAGTGGGGCAGGTTCAGCATTGAGGCCGCATAGCTCTTGTCCTTGAGCAGGGCCTCGAGCCGCGACGAGGCCCCGCCTACGGCCTTCACCGTGTACTCCCCCCGCTGCACGCCGTTCATCGCCAGCATTTTGTAGAGCTGGAGCGCATAGGCGGTGTTGGGAGCATCCACCGCCACCGTCCTTCCCCGAAGGTCGGCGATCGAGCGGATGTCCGGTTGGACGTAGAGGCCATTCAAGCCGTTGTCGCCGCCCATCACGACCACCACGTCGACCTTGGCCAGCTCCACCATCGCGATGGCGTTGTCCACCGCCGCGTGCGCGAGATCGTAATTCCCCTTCGCGAGCCCCTCCCGCAACACCATGGAATTCGGGGTGAAGTGGAGATCGACCTTCAGGCCGCGTCTGGCGAAAAGCCCCTTGGTCTGGGCGGCGTAGATCGGCAGATTCTGAAGCCCGGGGAACACGATCACGCGCAGCGGGATCTCCGCCGCCTGGGACGGCGCCATCAGGCCGGCCGCCACGGCGAGCGCCAGCGCCACTCTTGCTCCACATCGAAGGGATCGTCGCATGGTCCTGCCTCCTGTTTCTTGCGCTTTCGCCAACGCTACCCGAGGGCAGTGACACCGGCGTTGGCGATCTGCTGTCTGCTATGCATGGAAGGACTCCTGGGGGTCTCGCCCGACGCGAACACTATGGTGGGCTTGGAAGCGTGTCAATGACGGGCGAATCGTGCGGGCGTGTTGTTGACAAGTGAAATGTCCGCTTGGTTTTGACACGTGATCTGTCCGCTTTCAGAGTCCTGGGCCGACGGGGAGACGGGGGCTGCCGGGGCGGCGGTGGGCCGGGACGGCCCGGCGGAGGGCCCGGGCGCGGGCGGGTGGGACGTGGGCGCCGGCCACGCGGAAGCGGCCATTGACGGCGTGCTCGAGGACGGCGGGCAGCGGAGCGCCCGTCGGCGCGTAGTGGCCAAGGCACTGCGTGCCTCGCCAGACGGTGTGAGCGCCGTCGAGGTGGCGGCGGAGGATGACGTGCAGGGACGAGGCCAAGGGAAAGGCCGGGCTGGAGCGGGCGGTGGCCTATATATTAGTAGGGAGGCAACAATCGACGAAACCCATATCCCAGGACCACGAGCAGAAAGAAGAGATTCCTCAGGAGCACGCCATAGAGAGGCAGGCGCAACGGTTCCTGACCGGCCCCCTGGGCGACTACGCGCGCCAATCTGCGCCCGAGGTCTTCCATCCACGGAACCGTCCTGGGCCATTCCCACAGGCGTCCGCGCCACTCGGCCGGAATGCCGGTCTTCCCCACCCTGGCTCCTATGATGCCCCCTAAGATGGCCGCCGTGGTGTCAGTGTCGCCGCCACACCGAACGATGTCGATGATCCCCGAAGCGTAATCGTCCTGATGAGTGAGCCAGGCGTGCAGCACGACGGGAACCGTATGGTACACGTACCCGCTCACGCCGCGTCCTAACCCGAGATCCTCGGCGAATGACTCGGTCGTTCGCCGCGCCGCTGCGCTCTCGATGACCCTCGCGATCAGCCGAACGAATTCGTGCGCCTCACGTGGCAAGACCTCCCGCAGGGCGCGGGCGAATGCCTCAGGAGCGACATCCTTCTCCGGTTGTCGAGCGGCCAGGTGTGCCGCCAGGGCCACGGCCAGCGCGCCGTACTCGGCTTTCGGATCGGTATGCGTGATTCGGGTGGAGGCGCTCACCAGGGCGCGGAGGCGTTGGACGTCGTGGCCGTAACACAAGCCGAGGATCGAGCTTCGCATCGCCGGGCCGTTCCCGGCGGAAAAAACGCCGCTCCGATGGCTTGGATATCCAAGCCATAGTCGCGTGATGGCGCGGAGAGTCGCATACCCAACAGCCGCGGGGAAGCCCAGGAGCCACCGACGAAATTGCCCCGCCAGGTTCTGAGCGAACATTTCGACGCTTCCGGCAGAGACGATGAGGGCCTGGGCAACCATGCACGTTTGTTCGGTGTCGTCGGAAACCATCCCTCGCCCGAAGATGAGACGGGGACCGGAGATCTGCGAATACATCCGCCGCTGCCGGCCCTTCGACAGGCCCTCGTAGCGCAGCCCCACGCTGTCCCCGACCGCCGTGCCGAGCAAGCAGCCAACCACTGAATCCTCTCTGGGGGCTGTCACCCCTTCTCCCAGCTCTCCGTGAGGCCCGAGGCGCGGTTCATGCCGGTTACGCGCTGGAGGAGGTCCGCTTTCCGACCACCCTGCCGTTGATATGCTCCACGATGCAGCGAGGCCAATACGGCCCACGTGCGACGGCAACGATGACTGCGGGTTGTGCGCCCTCAGCCGGGTGGGACCGGACGGCGAGCCCGAGTTGTTGGGCCTTCGCCTCGAGTCCTTCGATGGGCCCACCAACCACGACCTGGGCACAGAAGACTTCGGCCTGGTTGCTGGCTCTCACGAACATGACGACAAAACTCACCGCAAGGACAATCACAGGGCTGAGGAGCACCAGAAGGATGCCGATCTTGACATACCTGCGGCGAGCTTCAGCCGCCATGCTGTTACCTCCTTCTCCTCTTCGTTCAAGCTTGCCGCGGAGGCCATATGCGATGTTATGCGAGCAGGCGCACGCGGGAGCAGCGAAATCGGGCGCCGTGACGGGGCGGGGCGGCGGCTGCCTTGACAGCGCTGAAACACCTGCCCTAGGTTGTCCGCGGTCGCCCTCCTTTGTCTCGTCGCGCTCGGCTGCGCAACGCGGCCGCTCGTCATCACGGCGCCCAATACGACAGCACACCGGGGCTACGAGGAAAGCATGAGCGAGGCGATGAGCGACGCCGTCAGCCTGATCGTCAAAATGATCGCGGAGGCGATGCCGCGATGACGGCGAGGAGAACGAACCCCGTCGGGGCGCTCAGAAGGGCGCGACCGGCCGCTGCGCGGGCGCTCCTGCGAACTCCCCGATCAGGCGGGCGTAGTTGAGGTAGGCCCGGCGAACGGTAGAGAGACCGGCGGGCGGGTAGTAGCGGCCGCCGGCCTCCGGCGGTGTGCGGGTCGGCTCCTCGCCGCCGATGAGGTCCTGCACGACGGCGAGGAACGCGTGGGACGCGCGCACCTGGATCTCGGCGAGGTACTCCTCGAACGACCACCCGGGCGTCACCGGCACCCGCGCAGTCAC
Protein-coding sequences here:
- a CDS encoding MBL fold metallo-hydrolase, with protein sequence MRTVVLGFVATIMAVLPAWGQELTPIKLAEGVYAITGPRGAINTGFVVGDRGVFVYSCQLAEYDQRLAAIRSVAGGKPIRFVANGHYAWDDVGCNHMLAEQGAVILGNPEFARLLRPYWAGRVAGDLKGGRVKKEYLEGKRVEMALPSVLFDQKLTLDLGTHVVELIFMGKAHTPDNTVAWLPREKVLFTNDLLFAELHPVADERSDIANWQRILKTLAGWDPASVVPGHGRFTAGNGPKSLLELDRYWETLRGKVRTMKESGKSLEDVKKGIGAEFTEFSSWGKGGRLEPAEAVRSAAELIYGELSK
- a CDS encoding ABC transporter substrate-binding protein; protein product: MALALAVAAGLMAPSQAAEIPLRVIVFPGLQNLPIYAAQTKGLFARRGLKVDLHFTPNSMVLREGLAKGNYDLAHAAVDNAIAMVELAKVDVVVVMGGDNGLNGLYVQPDIRSIADLRGRTVAVDAPNTAYALQLYKMLAMNGVQRGEYTVKAVGGASSRLEALLKDKSYAASMLNLPHSVRAERGGLRSLGMAVQAIGPYQGSGAFATRSWARANEDTVVRYIQAYLEGLRWVKTPANKAESVALLVERLKLDPEVAGQCSDVVADPAGGYATDARLDVEGFKNVLKLRAEIEGQWGGTPPSPEKYLDLSYYERALAGLR
- a CDS encoding ADP-ribosylglycohydrolase family protein — its product is MTAPREDSVVGCLLGTAVGDSVGLRYEGLSKGRQRRMYSQISGPRLIFGRGMVSDDTEQTCMVAQALIVSAGSVEMFAQNLAGQFRRWLLGFPAAVGYATLRAITRLWLGYPSHRSGVFSAGNGPAMRSSILGLCYGHDVQRLRALVSASTRITHTDPKAEYGALAVALAAHLAARQPEKDVAPEAFARALREVLPREAHEFVRLIARVIESAAARRTTESFAEDLGLGRGVSGYVYHTVPVVLHAWLTHQDDYASGIIDIVRCGGDTDTTAAILGGIIGARVGKTGIPAEWRGRLWEWPRTVPWMEDLGRRLARVVAQGAGQEPLRLPLYGVLLRNLFFLLVVLGYGFRRLLPPY